Genomic window (Dictyoglomus thermophilum H-6-12):
TTTCTGGAGATAGTCTATAATATGTGCTCATAATTCCTCCTCTTGTTTTTGGTATTTAAATGAAACAGTTTTTCTTCGAATGAAGGATCACTTTCTAATAGAGAGTATAATTCAGAGAAATCTGACAAAGTTTGTTTTATTAATAATTCGCATATATTCTCTGGATCTTTTGAAAATCTATTATTAGTCATAAAAGTAGCAAAACACATAGTGCATAAACGTGATATTGGGCATTTTTTGCATTCATAGGTTATTTCTTCTTTGTATTTATTAAGTACCTGAATTATTTTCTTATAATTTAGGCCTTCTTCTATATTACCAATTGGAAAAGAATAGTTTACTTTCTCACAAATGTGAAAATTCCCGTCGGTGTCGATAAAAATTTTTACACCTGGGACACAACTTCCATGTAAGAAATTAAAAACACCTTTTGATTTTGTTATTTTTTCCCGAATTAAGAGAGTTCTATAATTTGATCCAAAAAAAATATCTAAAAACGCACTTGTTTTTTTCTTCTTTTTAATTTGTTCAAAATAAACATCCTTCAATTTTTGAATTTGACATTGATGGTTTAAAAAGTCCTCTTTGGTAAAAATTTGGTAATATTTAGAAAAGTAAGGAGCTGCGGCATTTACTCTTACTAAAGGAGGTAAATTTTTATTCGTACTAAAGAATTCTTCTAGTTTAAATAAGTCTGTTTTCCAGTCATAACAACAAATTAATGATATATTTTCATAAAAATATCGTGGATAATGAAATCGTATGTATTCAAGATTTTGTAGTATTTTATCAAATGTTTTTTGGCCTTTTATTGTTGTTCTATTTCTATCATGATTTTCTTTATATCCATCTAGGCTTACAGCAATATAAAAATCATTATCGATTAAAAAATCTACGATATCCTTAGTCAACAAATACCCATTAGTAGTTATATTATATAAAACATTAATATTAGGGAACTTTTTTCTGATATAAGTAACTATGCTTTTTATTAAATCAAAATTTAGTAAGGGCTCTCCCCCATAAAAAGTAACACAAGGTTTCCTATATGGATTATACTTTAATACTTGAAAAATATTATTGAAATAATAATCTACAGCCTTTTTGGCAATATCAAAATTCATATTTTTTCTATTAAAAATTGGAGCATAATCGTACATGCCTGAATAATAATAACAGTATTTACATCTAAAATTACAATTTTCAGTAACACTTAAAATAAGTTGAGTAAAACCCTCATATAAAAGAAAATGTTGTATGTCTACTTCTCTTAATACAGGTTTTTCTTTCATATTATTATGTTTAAGCAAATTTATTATTTCTTTTAGTTTATCAATATCTTTTTTGGGAAATGTCAATCCTGTATCATCATTATAAATATAAGTAGTATTTTCTGTAGAAAACTCTATTATTTTAATATTATCCAAATTCTTACCCCTCCTCTTTAAGTGAAGGGGGCGTCCTTAAAGACGCCCCCTCATAAATTAACTTTTAACTGCCCACGCGGTAGCAGCGTTAGCAGCGAGTCTGCTACCTATAAGATCAGTTACAGGAGAAGTAGCATCCATCATACAAATAGCGGCACAACCCCCGGCGCATCCCCCTGCGCAACCCAAAAAGCACACCCATCCTTTGTCTGTACCTTCTTTTCTGGACGCTAAAATTTCCATATCCACACCTCCTATATTTTAAAATTTGCTAAAGTACTTTTGCTTTACCATAAGCAGCGTAGCTTCCACGTGTTCCTGCTACAACATCCATTAGTGGTATACCAGGAGTATCCACATAACATCCTGCAGCACATATAGCTCCGCATCCTAAACCACAAACGAAAGGACACCATTTACTCGCGAGTGATACCTCTTCTTTTTTTACTATGTATTCCATATTTCACACCTCCTAAAAATAATTTTACTAGACTAAAATAAATGAAAATGTTATTAGATTTGATACCAAATTTAAATTCTTCCGTAGCATCTTAGAGTCTTTTTCTTGTTATCCTCTTCTAAAGGATCCTCATATGTAATTCTCATAGTGAACATGAGCCTCACATATTCCCCTTAAGCTTTCTATTTTCACTTTACCTTTTTGCATATGACTTTCAACTTTACCCTACTTAGGAACGCTGATGAAATCTTTATTTTAATAGGGCAAATTTTTTTTATTTTTAAATTTTTTGAAGATAAAACGTTTTACTAAAAAAAATAACTTGAAAATAAGGAAATATCTGTTAATATTGAGGGGTAAATTAATCGCCTCTATAAACTCAATAAAATCTTTTATATCATGTTTGGCATATTCATAAACTTTTTGGTCCTCAAGAATAAACAAAAAAGGGAACTTAAATAAAACAGAACAACTTTATGGAATTGTCAAAACTACGGTCTCATTATTAATTCTTTTTCCAAACACAAAAGAGACTAAAATTAAAATTATCCCTAATAAAGCTAAACCCAGAAAGATAAAACTATCATATTTCGCATTCAATGGAATTTTCTGCATTATATAATTCCATCCAAATATGATTGAAAATCCAATTATCCACAGCAAGTTATTAATTAAGTTTACCTTTCTTATCCTCAAAACAAGAGTACACATCATACTCGCAAGTCCTATGTTAAAAATAGAAATAATACCTAATATCTTTATTAAATCAAAAAAATTAATAGATTTTTTAAGAAGCAAAAAAAGAATAAAATTAGCTATAAATACACAGAAAATTAATATAAACTCAGTTATTATCCATAGAGATATTATAGAACCAAAAAGATAAGACCTAACCCCAACCCCATTAGATAGTAAAAACTCTATCCTACCTGTAATTTTTTCATAAACTATAAGATCTGAAAGAATCATACTCGTTGTAAAAGCTAATATAGAAGATCCCATAAGCAAAAGTATTCTTGAAAATATGAAATAAGATACATTAAAGGGCATATCCTTCAAAAGTGCAAAAAGAGTATAACTCACAACTCCTGTAAGGAAAATAACTTGAAAATAAAAAGTACTATTTTTAAACACATTTTGTAAATTATATTTGATAATTTTACCCATTTTTAACCTCCCCCTATTACATCAAGAAATAATTCCTCAAGATCTCTATATTTTCCAAGAATTTCACTCTTCATATCATCTACTAATATCTTTCCCTCTTTTATAAGAATCACTCTATGAGCAAGTTTTTCTAGCTCTCCCAAATCATGAGAGGTCAATATTACGCTTTTTCCTTTCTGATTTAAATCAAGAATTAATTCTCTCATATTTTTTCGAGAAATAGGATCAAGCCCACTCATAGGTTCATCCAAAACTAAGAGATCTGGATTTTTCAAAAGAGCTAAAAGAAAACTTAGTTTTCTTTTTGTCCCTTTAGAATAAGTATAGACCTTTTGAGACAGAAAATCTAAAATTCCTAACTTCTCTGCATAAACTTCAATATCATTTTTTTCTACTCCTCTTCCAAGAAGTTCAGCATATATCTTTATATTCTCCCATCCTGAATACTTTTCCCATAAAAGATCTTTCTCAAGCATTACAGAGATGATTAAATTATTAACCTTTTCTATATTCCCAGAAGTAACATTGAATATCCCTGTTAAACAGCGAAGAATAGTAGTCTTTCCTGCTCCATTTGGACCCAAAAGTGCTGTAATCTCTCCTCTTACTATATCAAAGGAAATATTTTTTAAAATTTTCTTTCCATTTATTTCTTTTGAAAGATTTCTAATAGAAATGAGTTTTTCAGAAATTCTTTTCTCCATACACATTTGTCTTCTCCTTCCCCATATGCTTTCATTAAACCTCTAACTAGACAATTATTGCAAAACCACAAATTTTCGCATTCTTTACATATTCTTTTATTTGGTGCAGGAATTTGAGAAATAATTTCGAAATACATCGAATAAGTTTGTAAAAAATTCTTTAAAGAGTTCCCAGAAAACTTTAAATTGCCTATACTCATATCTGACATTTGGCAAATTTTAACATCAAGATTAGGAGAGAGAGTTATGCCAGATCTTCCAACACCACAATTTATCGAATCTGACATAATTTCTTCTTCAATTACTGATATAAAATTCTTACCATATTTTTCGATTAAATTTTCTATATTTTTTTCAAACATAGCAAAGGCTTTATCGTCAAGAGATATTATTAAATCATTATTAGACTTAGCTCGCCCAATAGGAGCAATAGGACCAAAAGCGACTGCGGTAGCTCCAAGTTTATAAGCAATTTCAGCAACATCTGCCATTTGCTCAACATTAAGTGAAGTTACATTACATACGACTCTCACAACTATTCCTAAATCTGATAACTTTTTTATGCTGTCAATCGCTGAATAGTAAGCTTTTTCATTACCTGTAAACCAACGTACATACTCTGGAGAACTTCCGTGAAGATCTATTTGTACAACTACTCTTTCTCTATTATAGTATAAAAGTTGACATATCTCCTCAGAGAGATTACTCCCATTAGTAAGTAAGCCAATTAATTCGAAATTATAAGTAAACAATTTCTTGAGAAATTCTTCTATATTTGAATAAACAGTTGGTTCTCCTCCTGTCAATTCTATTTCTCGTATTCCTAATTTATATGCTTCTTCAAGTATAGAAAGAATAACATCTGTTTTCATTTCAGATAACATATATATAGAAGAGTTATTGTAACAATGTTTACATTGATAATTACATCTGTAAGTTAATTCTAAGACTAAGCCAAATGGAACTAAATAATCCCAACTTCCTGTTTTTGTAAAACAAGAATTTTTTATTTCATATTTATTTTTGCATTCAATCACAGAAATACCGTATCTATTATAAAGACGTTCAAAAAATATTGATATATTTCTAAAAACATTTTCCTCTGTGTCATTATATTTTCTACAGAAATAATTTACTATCTCAGAAAGACTTAAAGGTTCATACATCTTTTCAATAATTTCACCAGCAACTTTATTTAATTTGATTGCAGCCTGTTGTTTAAGACGACCTCTCTTAGGAAGTTTTTTAGAATCAAAACATAAAAAAGCATACTGAGGTTGTAAATGCAACCTTAGATTATCAACGTCTAGTTTTAGATAAACATTACTATCCAGGTTCATGCCTTTTAATCTTAACCTCCTTTTCTTATTTTAGGTGCCGCTTTTTCAGCGGCACCTAAAGCTATAACCTATCTTAACCCTACAAATCCTACAAAAGTGGCAATCCATGCAGCTTGTACTTTGCCAGGACACCACCTACAAAATCCACATCCAGTACACCCAGCACACCAATTTTTTTCTACCCCAATAATTTGAGGTTCAGGCATTTCCTTCACCTCCTTTCTTCCTTATAAATTAAAAATCTCTAAAAATCCAATCAAGGGTCCAGAGATTATTAAAACCAAGGGAATCTTCATAGTATCTTGGATTCTTTTTTCTTGTTATCATCTTCTAAAGGGTCTGCATATATAACTTTAATAGAAAGTATTAACATGAAAATTATTAAAAGTATTGAAAGAAATATATTTTTATCCTTCTTTTTCATTTTACATATTCCTCCCACTTAAACTTTTAATTTCCACTTTACCTTTTTGCATATGACTTTCAACTTTACCCTACTTGGGAATGTTGATGAAATCTTAATTTTAATGGGGCAAAATTTTTGTATTTTTAAGTTTTTTTGAAGATAAAGCGTTTTGGTAGTAAATTGCTTAGATTAAAGGATATGATATAATTAACAAAAAGTTTTTCCCAATTTTGAGATATGCCCAAGGAAATTTCTTATATCAATAAGATCATATCCACATATGGATCTTATGCGAAACCGTTTTTAAACTGGATTTTAGAAACAGGCAAAATTTCTTC
Coding sequences:
- a CDS encoding radical SAM protein codes for the protein MNLDSNVYLKLDVDNLRLHLQPQYAFLCFDSKKLPKRGRLKQQAAIKLNKVAGEIIEKMYEPLSLSEIVNYFCRKYNDTEENVFRNISIFFERLYNRYGISVIECKNKYEIKNSCFTKTGSWDYLVPFGLVLELTYRCNYQCKHCYNNSSIYMLSEMKTDVILSILEEAYKLGIREIELTGGEPTVYSNIEEFLKKLFTYNFELIGLLTNGSNLSEEICQLLYYNRERVVVQIDLHGSSPEYVRWFTGNEKAYYSAIDSIKKLSDLGIVVRVVCNVTSLNVEQMADVAEIAYKLGATAVAFGPIAPIGRAKSNNDLIISLDDKAFAMFEKNIENLIEKYGKNFISVIEEEIMSDSINCGVGRSGITLSPNLDVKICQMSDMSIGNLKFSGNSLKNFLQTYSMYFEIISQIPAPNKRICKECENLWFCNNCLVRGLMKAYGEGEDKCVWRKEFLKNSFLLEIFQKK
- a CDS encoding radical SAM protein, which produces MDNIKIIEFSTENTTYIYNDDTGLTFPKKDIDKLKEIINLLKHNNMKEKPVLREVDIQHFLLYEGFTQLILSVTENCNFRCKYCYYYSGMYDYAPIFNRKNMNFDIAKKAVDYYFNNIFQVLKYNPYRKPCVTFYGGEPLLNFDLIKSIVTYIRKKFPNINVLYNITTNGYLLTKDIVDFLIDNDFYIAVSLDGYKENHDRNRTTIKGQKTFDKILQNLEYIRFHYPRYFYENISLICCYDWKTDLFKLEEFFSTNKNLPPLVRVNAAAPYFSKYYQIFTKEDFLNHQCQIQKLKDVYFEQIKKKKKTSAFLDIFFGSNYRTLLIREKITKSKGVFNFLHGSCVPGVKIFIDTDGNFHICEKVNYSFPIGNIEEGLNYKKIIQVLNKYKEEITYECKKCPISRLCTMCFATFMTNNRFSKDPENICELLIKQTLSDFSELYSLLESDPSFEEKLFHLNTKNKRRNYEHIL
- a CDS encoding ABC transporter ATP-binding protein gives rise to the protein MEKRISEKLISIRNLSKEINGKKILKNISFDIVRGEITALLGPNGAGKTTILRCLTGIFNVTSGNIEKVNNLIISVMLEKDLLWEKYSGWENIKIYAELLGRGVEKNDIEVYAEKLGILDFLSQKVYTYSKGTKRKLSFLLALLKNPDLLVLDEPMSGLDPISRKNMRELILDLNQKGKSVILTSHDLGELEKLAHRVILIKEGKILVDDMKSEILGKYRDLEELFLDVIGGG